The genomic window TCGTTATTAAAAAATAATTCCTAGATTTGTTAGGAATTATTTTTTAATTAATCTTAAGTTTTTTTGCAATGTTGTTAGTTTTTTACTGTCAACAACAATTTGATTTTTTGGTAATTGTAAACCACTGTAGAAAGAATATTTAGGGATAATATGTAAATGATAATGTTCAATAGTTTGTCCAGCAAGAATACCATTATTAGAAATAAAATTAAATGCTGAAGTATTAAGTTGAATTTCAATTTGTTTAGCTACTTTTTTAGCAGTAATATTAACAAAAGAAATGATGTCATCATTAGTGTTAATAAAATTTGTACTATGAATTTTAGGAACTACTAGGGTATGTCCTTTGTCAACGGGCATAATGTCTAAAAAAGCAATTGTATGTTCATCTTCATAAATTATATAACTAGGAATTTGGTGCAAAATTATTTTGCAAAATAAACAAGATTGTTCATTCATTTAATAGTTCTCTTTTTTAGTAAATTAATCATCTTCTTCATCTTGGAAGTAAGTAGATAAATTTTCTCATATCTTTTTATCATAAATATTTTTCTTAGTTACAATGTATTTTGTATATAAATATTGAGCGGCATTCTTTTTTAAATTATCATCTTTGGAAATTGTAAATAATAATTCATTAATTAATGATGCTTTTTTATTATTGGGAAGAGTTTGCATTGCGGTATTATTGCGTTTGTTATTTTTTTTAGTTCCATTTTTATTAATATTATTTTTTCACTCAAATTCTATATCTTTATCAATTTGGATTTCCTTATCATTATCAATTTTATAACCTTTAAATAAATCAGCGACAAAAATTGGGAGGACATAAATTTTAGACACATAACGGCGGTCTTTAGTATAAAATTTATTTATTTCAAAATTATTAGGAGTTTTACTACTAGCAAAACCAACAATTTGTCTATCTTTCACTTGCTTTTTATAAAAATCTTCCATTGTGTTGTCGCCATAAGGATTATTATCATTACCATAAGCAATAAAACCACGGAAGCCGGCCATATTAAATATTGGATCAAAAATTGTTTTTACTTCATTATTATTAGGTTTAAATTTATTTTTGAAATCATTATCTGGAATTAACATAACATCATCGTTAGGTAAATTTGCTTCATTTTCCTTTTTAACTTTTACTTCTCAAACCATTTTTATTTTACTATCTCAAACATCACCTGAATCAAATGTTTGTACACTTTTAGGAACAGTTCAACTTATTGGTAATGAATAATAACTACCGTCTTTTTTTAATTCAAAAATTCGATCTTGTAATCAAGTCATTGTCATTAAATTATCAAGAATAGTAGGTTTAATTTGTGCATTATAGTAATCAGCAAATCGCTCGCGGACTTTAACTTTATAATTTATGGTTTCATTGTTGGCGCTTGTGATTTCGGCTGTCATTAAATCATCAATGCTTGGTTGAATTGTATCAATATAGGCCTCATCTTTTTTTTCATCTCAAGTTCCTAAAATGTGTCATTCGGATGATTGCTGAATGTTGTATCCTTGTTTATTAACTGTTGCTTCTAAGAAACTATTATTTAATCTTGCTTTTAAGTATTCTTGATACAATTTATCACCTGCTATTTGGTTTCAAAGGTTATCAAATTCTTGCAAATAATCGGTAATTTTTGTCTCAGATAAGTTTTCAATTTTTTTGCCTCGTATTTTCGCATATATCGTAACAAACTCATTACGAGCAATAATCTCTTTAATAGCATTAAAACCATAATCACTAATCTTACCTTTAAATTTATCAAATAATGCTTTTCCAGTAATATTATTTTTATCAGTTATTTCTGATAATTTAATAAATTGTTCTTCTTGAGTTTTTTCAGATATATTAGTATCAATGCGGTCTTTAGATTTATTACAAGCAATAACAGTTAGAATAGGAGATAATGATATTAAAATTGTACTCGTGAAACTGACTAATTTCTTTAGTATTTTCATCTTAATGTTTATTCTTTTCTAAAGATAATCAATAATTATCAATTTCTATTGATGTATAAAGGTTCCCTGTTAAAGAATGGATGTTTTTAGGTTTAATAGAAGTTGGGGGGGTAATCCCTTTAATAATTCATAAGTTATCTTTATTATTCATAAAGTTATCATTAATAACTTTATTAACATCAATTAATGCTCCAATAGTTTGATTTTTATTGGAAGGAATCTTATTAATGGCATCATTTTCATCATTTAGATTTTTACTTAAAATATTAATTTTAGTTCCTAAAAGTGAAGAACGAGAAGTTTTAAATATTTTACCTAAAATAGCACTTCATTTATCTTGATCAAATTCAATATATTCTTTATATCATTCGTTATTTGGTTTGTCATCACTATCTCGTTCTAATCACGCCATAATATCTCAAAATCAAAATCATCAGTTTTCATTATTATCAATATTATTTTGGGAAAAATCAGTATAAGTTTTAATTTCATTCAAAGGATTAAAACCAGAACTTTCACTTTGAGGATTATCATCAATGCGTTTTTTAAATTCATCAAATAAATATTGTAAATAGGGAGTTTTAGCAAGACGCATATTTACAGGTGAAGTTATTGCCGGATATTTGCCGTCACTTTCTTGATTTTCACCAATATCACCATCAGCATTATAACCGTCTCGTAAGTGGTCATAACCATTAATTTTAATAAAACGCACTTCATTCGTATCAGCGATAAAAACAACTTTATCATTACCAATTTTAATTTTTTTAAAAATAATAGTTTGGTTACTATCTTTTCGTTCATCATCTAAATCTTTTAAAAGGGCATTAAAGTCAGTTGGAATACTTCCGTTTTCAGTACCATCGTATGCTAAATCGTAAGCCGCTGCTTTAAACATTGGACTAAATTTATCATTAGAACTATCTAAAGTTAATAAATTAGGTAATTGACCAAAGGATGTTTTATTATCATCGCTATATAAATCAGCCAATTGTTCAAAAGATTTACTTTTAGCATCATTTAAAAAATCATTAATATTTTTTAAATTCTTATTTTCATTAAAATCTTTTGTTTCAATACCGTCTTTTAAACCATTTTTGTCTTTACCATCATATTTAAAATTAATTTGAGAAACTAATAATGGTTTTAAGTTAAAATATCATTGTTCAGCAATAAATTTTTGCTCTTTACTTAATTTATTTGATTGTTGAGAATCGGGGTTCATCATTACTTTATTGTACTCATTAAATTTAATAAGATTTCTTGGTTTGATAGAAAAATTATTGAAAAGATTTTCAATTTTTTCTTTTAATTCATTATTATCATTAAGTTCATATGCTTTTCTTAATGCTCGGTTTCGAGTTTCTGTTTCTGTTTTACTGCCATATCATGAATTAATCTTAAAATTATCACCACCGCTGTTGATTTTTTTTATTAAATCATTGGCAATTCTTTTAATTTGCTCGATACTATAACGATCATAATCAATTTGAAAGTCATTAATAAATTTTTTTCGAAAAGTTTCATAAACATTATTGAGAGTAGAATTATCTAACAATAAGTGATCTTTAAATCCTTCTTCACCGCCCCATCTTTTATATTCTTTAGCTTCTTCTTTGGTTTTATTATTTCCTCATTGTTTATGCAAAATTCCTTCAATATAATTACTTAAATTGGTCATCATATTATCGTAACTTTTTTTAAATATCGGATCATTTTTTTTGGTTTTAAGAACAGATAATTGTAAGCGTTTAGTAAACTCAACAAATTGTTCTTTTTTAATTTCATTATTATTAATGAAATTATTGAAAAGTTGATCAATTGAAATTCGATCTAACTTTCCTGAAAAATCACTTAATTTTTTAAATTTTAATGTTGGAAGGTCAAGAAGTGCTTGCGAACCATCATCACCAATAAATTCTCATTTATTGGAGCAAGCTGCTGATGTTAATATTGGACTTATTGATAACACTAAAGCAAATGGTAAAACTATCTTTTTCTTCATTAATCTCAATCACTCCTTAAATATTAGTTTTCATAAAATATTTAATTTTACAATACATATTATACACTATATAGTAAAAATGTAATTTCTAAAATACGGGTAGAGTCGTGTTTAGTTTTCTTATATAATATACCACGGACTTATGACAAACACAAGAGGGTTTTTTAAAAAGGGATGATAAATCATAAAATAATTTTAATTTTATAGAAAATAATTGACAAGGTAAAAAACCCTTATTAAATATAGGGATTTGTAAAAACACGATTTTACTAAAAACCCAGCAAAATCAAGGTTTTATTGAAATATCAAGAGTTTTCTACAAAATTAAAATAAAATAATGCAGGAAATTTTTAAAAATGATTTAGAATGAAATTCTAAGGCAAAGAAACTGTAGATTAATTTTTGGAGAAAGGTAAAGGTAAAGGTGTTATAAATTTTATTAATTAGTAAAAATTAATGAAAAGGATTTGATTAATATGAAAAAGTTACTTGGTTTATTAAGTACTATAACAATAGCAAGTAGCGGAATAGTTGGAATCGTTGCCAATAGCCATTATGAAAAACAAGAACAAAAAACTAAATTAGAAAATAATAAAATTAATAATTTACAAATAAAATATAATTTAGAAAATTTAATCAGAGCCAAAAGAAATTTAAATTCTAAAGAAGAAATTATAAGAATTACTAATTCTGATTGACATATTTCATCATTAGCTGTTGATAGTCAAAATAATGTTTATTTTGGAACTAGATTGGCAACCCATTGATATATATGTATATATATATATAATTGATTTATTCATTGGAAAGGAGTACTAATAAGATGTTTTAAAAATTATTAATATCTTAGATAATTTTTATATTAACAAGTTATAATATGGTTGTTAGTTCAGAGATGACTAAAAGACAAGAATGAAAGGAAGGTTTAATCATAGATGATAAAATCAAATAAAAATATGTTAAGAATGCTAGTTGCGTTAGCATTTACAATGTCACCAGTTTTTGCTGTTGCTGCCTGTAATGTTAGTACTAAAGATGACCAAACAAAAATAAAAACAGGAAACTTAAGTAAATTAAGAATTACATCCCCTAAAACTGAAGCTTTTGGTAATGTTAAAGACAAAACTGCTGTAACAACAGACGAAATTACTACTGTTGTGAATACAATTGTTAAAACTGCCATTGATCAAATTGTTACTAATGCTGAATTAACTGTTGATTATAGTATTAAAATTGAAAAAAATGATAAAATAATTACTGGTACTTATAATTTGACAAGCAAAAATGTTCTTGATAGAACTTTTGATATTACAGTTAATAAAACTGAAACTGCAAAATTAAAAGGAATACATAAATCACAAAGTATTGAGTTTCCGGAATTAAAAGAAGCAAAAGAAAATGTTACCAAAGCGGATTTAATCACCTTAACAAATATTGATTCTGCAATAACTGTTGAAGCCACTGAAAATACCGATACAAGTGATGCTAAAATTAAAACTGCTGTTGAAGCAAAAGTTTTAGAAGTAGTTAAAAAATTACCGAATGGAACTGCTGTTGAAGCCGTTGATTTAGAAATTATTGTGAAAAAAACAGATGGAAATGAATTAGATGCTAAAACTAGTTTAAAAAATGATCTTACTGTAAGTGTAGAAGTTAAAGCAAGTGGTGCTGGTGAAGAAAAACTTGAAGGCACAAAAAATATTACTGTAAAAATTGCTAAAATTACACCAGTAGTGGTAAAAGCAGATTTAACTGCGTTAGAAGCAATTGATTCTGCAATAACTGTTGAAGCCACTGAAAATACCGATACAAGTGATGCTAAAATTAAAACTGCTGTTGAAGCAAAAGTTTTAGAAGTAGTTAAAAAAT from Spiroplasma endosymbiont of Agriotes lineatus includes these protein-coding regions:
- a CDS encoding HIT family protein → MNEQSCLFCKIILHQIPSYIIYEDEHTIAFLDIMPVDKGHTLVVPKIHSTNFINTNDDIISFVNITAKKVAKQIEIQLNTSAFNFISNNGILAGQTIEHYHLHIIPKYSFYSGLQLPKNQIVVDSKKLTTLQKNLRLIKK